One window from the genome of Rubrobacter naiadicus encodes:
- a CDS encoding DUF503 domain-containing protein, protein MLFALRLELELPYAASLKDKRQTIRSIKERLRHKNVSVVECDHQDLWQRATIEVALAAVSPAAAEQRREELRRILLGYEELSILDWREEFLKL, encoded by the coding sequence TTGCTCTTCGCGCTACGTCTGGAGCTGGAGCTGCCCTACGCGGCGAGCCTCAAGGACAAGCGGCAGACCATACGCTCCATAAAGGAGCGCCTGAGGCACAAGAACGTCTCGGTGGTCGAGTGCGATCACCAGGACCTCTGGCAGAGGGCCACGATCGAGGTGGCCCTCGCCGCGGTCTCACCCGCAGCCGCGGAGCAGAGGCGGGAGGAACTGCGCCGGATCCTTCTGGGCTATGAGGAGCTCTCGATCCTCGACTGGCGGGAGGAGTTTCTGAAGCTGTGA
- the infB gene encoding translation initiation factor IF-2, with translation MSKRVYEIARELSLDTKEVMGRLNDAGVEVKNHFAAVEDPVYERVFGDLSGNGGARTAGGKGRGSREERSRGKGSSKGGKKRRRVVIDASATSRGSSKAHEEAPAGREEAQPSGGKKGGGGSDAVRVEPGATVNDLAEAIGVPGAQIVKVLFELGEMKTVTQTLSTEEIELVAEALGVKVEIGGAEEPAPEEGGAEDSPEDLVEKPPVVTVMGHVDHGKTSLLDYIRNTSVASGEAGGITQHIGAYQVEVDGRRITFIDTPGHEAFTEMRARGAQVTDIVVLVVAADDGVMPQTEEAIEHARAAGVPIVVALNKIDLPDANPDRVYGELAERGLTPEAWGGETVTVPVSAKTGEGVDELLENILVVAELEELRANPKAPASGYVIESELETGRGPVATLLITRGTLHKGDVVLAGTAYGRVRAMLDYTGKRIKEATPGTPVEILGLSGVPEAGTRFEVVEHERIARSRAEQQEAALRRQELAESGPRRTLEDLLGEGGTQELNLVVKADAAGSVEALKDALAKLSTDEVRINIVRSGVGALTDSDVMLASASDGILLGFNVRPTNTAKQLAEREGVEIRTYNVIYKAIEEIEAAMRGMLAPEETERETGTAEVRQTFRVPNVGTVAGCYVSSGEISRNDRVRVVREGVVIYDGQVASLRRFKDDVRSVRQGFECGVGIENFNDVKEGDVLEFYQVVEVPR, from the coding sequence ATGAGCAAACGCGTATACGAGATTGCCCGCGAGCTCTCCCTCGATACGAAAGAGGTGATGGGGCGTCTGAACGACGCGGGCGTGGAGGTGAAGAACCACTTCGCGGCGGTCGAGGATCCGGTCTACGAGCGGGTCTTCGGAGACCTCTCCGGCAACGGTGGGGCCAGGACGGCTGGGGGGAAAGGTCGGGGGTCTAGGGAAGAACGTTCCCGCGGCAAGGGTTCTTCGAAGGGCGGTAAGAAGCGCCGCAGGGTGGTCATAGACGCGAGTGCGACGAGCCGTGGTTCTTCGAAGGCGCACGAGGAGGCTCCTGCGGGACGGGAGGAGGCGCAGCCCTCCGGCGGCAAGAAAGGCGGCGGTGGGTCGGACGCCGTGCGCGTCGAGCCCGGCGCGACGGTGAACGATCTGGCGGAGGCCATCGGTGTGCCGGGGGCCCAGATCGTCAAGGTGCTCTTCGAGCTCGGGGAGATGAAGACCGTCACCCAGACGCTCTCGACCGAGGAGATAGAGCTCGTCGCCGAGGCGCTCGGCGTGAAGGTGGAGATCGGTGGCGCCGAGGAGCCTGCGCCCGAGGAGGGCGGGGCGGAGGACTCCCCGGAAGACCTCGTCGAGAAACCGCCGGTGGTCACGGTGATGGGGCACGTGGACCACGGCAAGACCTCGCTGCTCGACTACATCCGCAACACCAGCGTCGCTTCCGGCGAGGCCGGGGGGATAACCCAGCACATCGGGGCCTACCAGGTCGAGGTCGACGGGCGCAGGATAACCTTCATCGACACCCCGGGACACGAGGCGTTCACCGAGATGCGCGCCCGCGGGGCGCAGGTCACCGACATCGTGGTGCTCGTCGTGGCGGCCGACGACGGGGTGATGCCCCAGACCGAGGAGGCCATAGAGCACGCCCGGGCGGCCGGGGTCCCGATCGTGGTCGCGCTCAACAAGATCGACCTGCCGGACGCCAACCCGGACAGGGTCTACGGCGAGCTGGCCGAGCGGGGCCTGACCCCCGAGGCATGGGGCGGCGAAACCGTGACGGTGCCGGTCTCGGCGAAGACGGGCGAGGGGGTGGACGAGCTCCTGGAGAACATCCTGGTCGTCGCCGAGCTCGAGGAGCTCAGGGCGAACCCCAAGGCTCCGGCGAGCGGGTACGTGATCGAGAGCGAGCTCGAGACGGGGCGCGGGCCGGTCGCCACCCTGCTCATAACCCGGGGCACCCTGCACAAGGGCGACGTGGTCCTCGCTGGCACCGCCTACGGCCGGGTGCGGGCGATGCTCGACTACACGGGCAAGAGGATCAAGGAGGCCACCCCCGGCACGCCGGTCGAGATCCTGGGCCTCTCCGGCGTGCCCGAGGCGGGGACGCGCTTCGAGGTCGTCGAGCACGAACGCATAGCGCGCTCGCGCGCCGAGCAGCAGGAGGCCGCCCTCCGGCGTCAGGAGCTGGCGGAGAGCGGACCACGCCGGACGCTGGAGGATCTCCTCGGTGAGGGCGGAACCCAGGAGCTCAACCTGGTCGTCAAGGCCGACGCCGCGGGTTCGGTCGAGGCGCTCAAGGACGCGCTCGCGAAGCTCTCCACCGACGAGGTGCGCATAAACATCGTCCGCTCGGGTGTCGGGGCGCTGACGGACTCCGACGTGATGCTCGCCTCGGCCTCGGACGGCATCCTGCTCGGCTTCAACGTCCGCCCGACGAACACCGCCAAGCAGCTCGCCGAGCGCGAGGGCGTGGAGATACGCACCTACAACGTCATCTACAAGGCGATCGAGGAGATCGAGGCGGCCATGCGCGGGATGCTCGCGCCCGAGGAGACCGAGCGGGAGACCGGTACGGCCGAGGTGCGCCAGACCTTCCGGGTGCCGAACGTGGGCACCGTCGCCGGCTGCTACGTCTCGAGCGGTGAGATCTCCCGCAACGACCGCGTGCGGGTGGTGCGCGAGGGCGTCGTGATCTACGACGGCCAGGTCGCCTCGCTCAGGCGCTTCAAGGACGACGTGCGCTCGGTCCGGCAGGGCTTCGAGTGCGGCGTCGGCATAGAGAACTTCAACGACGTAAAAGAGGGTGACGTCCTGGAGTTCTACCAGGTCGTCGAGGTACCGAGGTAG